The segment TCTTGAAGCAGCCGGCGCAGACATGGTGCTGATCTGCACCAACACCATGCACAAGGTCGCCGACCAGGTCGAGGCGGCGGTCTCCATCCCCTTGCTGCACCTGGCCGACGTCACCGCAGAGGCCGTACGGGCGTCGGGCGTGCGCCGAGTCGGCCTGCTGGGCACTGCGTTCACCATGGAGCAGGACTTCTACCGAGGCCGCCTGGAAGCCGGCGGACTGGATGTACGCGTCCCGGACGCTGAAGGGCGCGAGCTCGTCCACCGCGTGATCTACGAGGAACTCTGCCTGGGCATCGTGCGGGAAGAGTCACGCGACGCCTACCAGCAGGTCATCAGGGACCTGGTCGCCGGTGGCGCGGAAGGCATCATCCTGGGCTGCACCGAAATCGAGCTCCTCATCGGCTCAGAGGACAGCCCCGTCCCGCTCTTCCCCACGACACGCCTCCACGCCGAGGCTGCAGTGAACGCAGCGCTGCCCGACACCCAGAACGAAGGCCCGACCAAACTCGCATCCCACTGACAGCCGACTGGCCCCGCAGACTGCAGCTTGGCGGAGCTTCCTGAGGGCACACCCGCCGGTGAGCCCGGCTAGGGACGGGGCACCTCGTCCGGCGAGGTGCCGACGCCGCGAGCGCAAACGGCGGCTGCTCG is part of the Streptomyces sp. NBC_00250 genome and harbors:
- a CDS encoding aspartate/glutamate racemase family protein, yielding MKTIGLIGGMSWESTAEYYRLLNELTRDRLGGLHSARCVLYSVDFAEIEELQVQGSWTKAGEILAAAAQALEAAGADMVLICTNTMHKVADQVEAAVSIPLLHLADVTAEAVRASGVRRVGLLGTAFTMEQDFYRGRLEAGGLDVRVPDAEGRELVHRVIYEELCLGIVREESRDAYQQVIRDLVAGGAEGIILGCTEIELLIGSEDSPVPLFPTTRLHAEAAVNAALPDTQNEGPTKLASH